In one window of Pseudoliparis swirei isolate HS2019 ecotype Mariana Trench chromosome 15, NWPU_hadal_v1, whole genome shotgun sequence DNA:
- the LOC130205151 gene encoding thymic stromal cotransporter homolog — protein MVTRSLCQGAFAVLRRVEPTLVLEQLGSCLFATALQMVVKDRCVNASHPDAQTAMSDFYMTYNLIDGLVPILPTLLLARLGDRGWRRLPIAVALGGYVLLSLALLLVVVLRLPLEVMFGGAVVHGLSGGFGAFWPGVMTLVALSSTAAERSKAMMTVELLYGAAGVVGSLASGHLFLLYSSSLGTGTVLIVVGALLQLLGLAQATFLLQVKPESHQGTEETSHLLPDTCGEVPSEVPSEVPSEVPSEVPAPVERNRVNIVLLVAAAMLYVSAVGGAIEILEVFVLKEPLNWSATQVGYGHAAGCTIFLTSFLGVIVFRRCVSDTALILMGMLSFASGIYFMSFVRTTSMFYLARSLNLFALIPMPTIRSLLSQQVPASSCGTTLTYMQIALKFAGLAYIPAFTKIYQRTLDWFPGFVFTLSSVITVLGMIPISIFGCRSRQKRKYTRIQVD, from the exons ATGGTCACGCGGAGCCTGTGCCAAGGCGCCTTCGCGGTGCTCCGGAGGGTCGAGCCCACGCTGGTGCTGGAGCAGCTGGGCAGCTGTCTCTTCGCCACCGCCCTGCAGATGGTGGTCAAGGACCGCTGTGTTAACGCCAGCCACCCGGACGCCCAGACAGCCATGTCGGACTTCTACATGACCTACAACCTCATCGACGGGCTGGTGCCCATCCTGCCCACGCTGCTTCTGGCCAGGCTGGGCGACCGCGGCTGGAGGAGACTCCCCATCGCGGTGGCGCTGGGCGGGTACGTGCTGCTGAGTCTCGCCCTGCTCCTGGTGGTCGTCCTCCGGCTCCCGCTGGAGGTGATGTTCGGCGGGGCGGTTGTCCACGGTCTGTCCGGCGGCTTCGGAGCCTTCTGGCCCGGCGTGATGACGCTGGTCGCGCTCTCCTCCACCGCGGCGGAGCGCTCCAAG GCGATGATGACGGTGGAGCTGCTGTACGGGGCCGCCGGTGTGGTGGGCAGCCTGGCCTCCGGTCACCTGTTCCTGCTGTACAGCTCCAGTTTGGGCACCGGGACCGTCCTGATCGTGGTGGGcgcgctgctgcagctgctcggCCTCGCGCAGGCCACCTTCCTGCTGCAG GTGAAACCCGAATCCCACCAAGGGACAGAGGAAACCAGCCACCTCCTTCCTGATACCTGTGGTGAAGTTCCCAGTGAGGTTCCCAGTGAGGTTCCCAGTGAGGTTCCCAGTGAAGTTCCCGCTCCTGTCGAGAGGAACCGGGTGAACATCGTCCTGCTGGTTGCAGCCGCCATGCTGTACGTCTCCGCGGTGGGCGGAGCAATAGAGATCCTGGAGGTCTTCGTGCTGAAGGAGCCCCTCAACTGGAGCGCCACTCAG gtggggtaCGGCCATGCTGCAGGCTGCACCATCTTCCTCACCAGTTTCCTTGGCGTCATCGTGTTCCGCCGCTGCGTCAGCGACACGGCGCTCATCCTGATGGGCATGCTGTCGTTCGCCTCGGGGATTTACTTCATGTCCTTCGTCAGGACGACCTCCATGTTCTACCTCG CTCGCTCTCTCAACTTGTTTGCTCTGATCCCGATGCCCACGATCAGATCTCTGCTCTCACAGCAGGTTCCAGCTTCCTCGTGCG GTACCACTCTCACCTACATGCAGATAGCTCTGAAGTTTGCCGGCCTGGCGTACATCCCCGCCTTCACTAAGATCTATCAGAGAACCCTGGACTGGTTCCCGGGCTTCGTCTTCACGCTCTCCAGCGTCATTACAGTACTGGGAATGATCCCGATCAG CATTTTCGGCTGCAGATCACGTCAGAAGCGAAAGTACACAAGGATTCAGGTCGACTGA